One window of Phycisphaerae bacterium genomic DNA carries:
- a CDS encoding M3 family oligoendopeptidase, with translation MSEHGSSSGRRFIAADADLGSPAVVESYYRELQARSIGSPSSLEAWLLDRSELDSWLSEEGSVRYVNMTCHTDDTAVEKRYLDFIEEIEPLSRQWEHRLDEKLLASEHRMALPRDRYGILWRQTEARVAIFREENIPLHTEDEKLSQRYQKLVGGMTVQQNGEELTMQQIGRELEKPDREARRTAWEKINAKWREIREDVECIYDEMVKTRHRMAVNAGFANYRDYAFKEKQRFDYTPADCVAFADVIAEIVVPAARHLAETRKRQLGVDRLRPWDMQVDPLSRPPLAPFDSVARLNSGCEAIFDRVNPVFGEQFRFMRNAGLLDLDSRKGKAPGGYMNTYHGRRVPFIFMNAVGTQRDVETLLHEGGHAFHSFAAAGESLYELREAPIEFAEVASMSMELLALPHMGAFYQDADRARAESDHLDGIVRFFPYMATIDQLQHWVYTHPSHTRDDRRAAWTALVSSFGDWVDYEGIEDARGYDWHRKQHPFTVPFYYVEYGIAQLGALGVWLNSQRDYQAAVAKYRAGLSLGGTRPLPNLFEAAGVRLDFSAGAIRPVTDEMMRRIA, from the coding sequence ATGTCAGAACATGGAAGCAGTTCGGGCCGGCGATTCATCGCGGCCGACGCCGATCTGGGTTCGCCGGCGGTTGTTGAGTCTTATTACAGGGAATTGCAGGCTCGCTCGATCGGATCGCCTTCGTCGCTGGAGGCATGGTTGCTTGATCGGTCAGAGTTGGACAGCTGGCTCAGCGAGGAGGGGTCGGTTCGTTATGTTAACATGACATGCCACACAGATGACACGGCGGTCGAGAAGCGCTATCTGGACTTCATCGAGGAGATTGAGCCGCTCAGCCGGCAGTGGGAGCACCGGCTGGATGAGAAGCTGCTGGCTTCGGAACATCGCATGGCGCTTCCGCGGGATCGGTATGGCATTCTATGGCGACAGACGGAGGCGCGGGTCGCGATTTTTCGTGAGGAGAACATCCCGCTGCATACCGAGGATGAGAAGCTCAGCCAGCGGTACCAGAAGCTGGTCGGTGGAATGACGGTACAGCAGAACGGCGAAGAGCTAACGATGCAGCAAATCGGCCGTGAACTGGAGAAGCCCGACCGGGAAGCCCGCCGTACGGCGTGGGAGAAAATCAACGCGAAATGGCGGGAGATTCGCGAGGATGTCGAGTGCATCTACGATGAGATGGTGAAGACGCGGCATCGCATGGCCGTGAACGCGGGATTTGCGAACTACCGCGATTATGCCTTCAAGGAGAAGCAGCGGTTTGATTACACGCCCGCGGACTGCGTCGCATTTGCCGATGTGATTGCGGAGATCGTCGTGCCCGCGGCGAGACATCTTGCGGAGACGCGGAAGCGTCAGCTCGGCGTGGATCGGCTGCGACCATGGGACATGCAGGTTGATCCGCTGAGTCGGCCGCCGCTGGCACCGTTTGATTCAGTGGCCAGGCTGAATTCCGGCTGCGAGGCCATTTTCGACCGGGTGAATCCGGTGTTTGGCGAACAGTTTCGCTTCATGCGGAACGCGGGGCTGCTGGACCTGGACAGCCGCAAGGGTAAAGCGCCAGGCGGCTATATGAATACTTATCATGGCCGGCGCGTGCCGTTCATTTTCATGAATGCAGTGGGCACGCAGCGCGACGTTGAGACGCTTCTGCACGAAGGCGGGCACGCGTTTCACTCGTTCGCGGCGGCCGGCGAGTCGTTGTATGAGCTTCGCGAGGCGCCGATTGAATTCGCGGAGGTGGCGTCGATGTCGATGGAGCTTCTTGCGCTTCCGCACATGGGCGCGTTCTATCAGGACGCCGACCGGGCGCGGGCGGAATCGGACCATCTCGACGGGATTGTGCGTTTTTTTCCGTATATGGCGACGATCGACCAGCTTCAACACTGGGTTTATACGCATCCGTCACACACCCGGGATGATCGCCGTGCCGCGTGGACGGCACTTGTTTCTAGCTTCGGCGATTGGGTGGACTACGAAGGAATTGAGGATGCTCGCGGGTATGACTGGCATCGCAAGCAGCATCCATTCACGGTGCCGTTCTATTATGTGGAGTATGGCATTGCCCAACTCGGAGCGCTTGGCGTGTGGCTGAATTCGCAGCGAGACTATCAAGCGGCGGTCGCGAAGTATCGCGCCGGCCTGTCGCTCGGTGGGACGCGGCCGCTGCCGAATCTGTTTGAGGCGGCGGGGGTCCGGCTGGATTTCAGTGCGGGGGCGATCCGGCCGGTGACCGATGAGATGATGCGGCGAATTGCCTGA
- a CDS encoding tetratricopeptide repeat protein has product MAQKLNKKLVGLLVASAMVLMTVTGIVLLNNLPDQDPSKYAADGDRFMAQGEYQKAAQSFSRAYAKDPAQSPDYLVKAAKCIIELGEIGKARPLIQLAKTRDGRHKAALETELEIEFEIAPYIGTANQWYKVVECAKAMLDLEEFSGSARVHLVLGRAYLELRKEDASFDSKGEAHLKRALELDPTNVEALTLLADQMSRTAMEREADRQFEEARATRAGRTGLIVAAMEKVKASGDTERLAELDELRARCLLMDGEIAEGERLLRELAAKETTRNRARLMLGRMLAGASRFKTNRNLEEALSVLKSAHEADPKDIEPYFALNNTYRMLAGETTDAAKRAQYLLELEGLFEEGLTKIEASKHFRKLVNARARIQFLEELAMLDIGRAREAATDAEREKFLASAERKIERLKSEADPTSMPVRYTTAQLYAARGDIVAATREAEAAYALKEGSSNLQVLRLCAELYTRQSQWGTAREMIRKMLALDANDPSLYIGMARVLLNLNQAAEALAYLKPSEPAELRAILEQDRTAISLQIEALRQLKQFNLAEEASRKLGEGSPDDAVRSAQILTWEGKYSEAEQKLLGVLASNPGQETAVRAMLQLYEESGRRPEARRMIDDLIAKFPENRRFKQFRIALHDDLPDEARDQQILDFINEEPDEFTRLSALVGFYERRGQLDKATENLDKAERLKPNDPKVIEAQFTFALRQKDWDKAAKYARKSGELNIDGTMGKIAEGRLALARAAVFRDEGNKAEFTSFNNQAIDLIRSGLDAYPNYSQGWTFLAGAYLDAGRVDDAKATLQRALQINPANGYASLFLARIAQSQGDEVAERRYLADASRSIDDDKWLRDRQRYYAERDDPRSGIESRELAAKEKPDDVENWVVLARLYGDPKVGAIEKAADAYRKALAASQNDIRIAVELANFYGSPEVNQPAEGEKLLKGLFDSEPDGAKRARIAVAMGGFYEKQGVLATADRHYRQAAFLDPSIPILSVVADFYSRTGKHREAAEQYEKLVTLAADNPDQLRDFKARLIAIFLTTGDLDRARTMIDDYLAKYPDDSQGMILDGAYHRVGGDIDKAKAALDAHLAKDPDNAVALWQRGSLYVLLGRWQMAIEDLRKAKALRPDGFNYQHRVALSDALIEAGRGDEAISELQLILEANPDQSLVAESLIDAYTRVRPPRFADAENLIYRLQVRFPREPKWPSMLGRMGELAQDWDKAIAGYEKAAEVSNYQAQSVRDLFNAYRLANRPQKIVHAATERMSSTLLDRMPEALSTLAWAYAQMRVNEKCYEAFDRALAATQGNFQLYARVINDIVVTLGPAVALERAKEQSDADPRNVGKLQALVHLLKYNDRGAEAIEICDRIRDLATGDADLIFAHLAKGMLLSAEKRLTEARDEYETILKLNPDQPLALNNLAYLLGEQLNMPKEALPHAKRAAQLQPNDTNVLDTYGWILFLNERYGEAAGTLLRAIEIEGDRVPESMKNIDIRYHMGLLYRKQGKPEEAQAMLEVAERLCETQGRKGDLPKNIKKALEELGQPGGRN; this is encoded by the coding sequence ATGGCTCAGAAGCTGAACAAGAAACTGGTTGGGTTGCTGGTTGCATCGGCAATGGTCCTCATGACGGTGACAGGCATCGTTCTTTTGAACAATCTGCCCGATCAGGATCCTTCGAAGTATGCCGCCGACGGCGACAGGTTCATGGCGCAAGGCGAGTATCAGAAGGCCGCGCAGTCCTTCAGCCGGGCTTATGCGAAGGATCCGGCGCAGAGCCCCGATTATCTCGTGAAAGCCGCCAAGTGCATTATTGAACTGGGCGAAATCGGCAAGGCCCGGCCGCTGATTCAACTGGCAAAGACGCGTGACGGGCGACACAAGGCGGCGCTTGAAACCGAGCTGGAGATTGAATTCGAGATCGCGCCGTACATCGGCACGGCCAACCAATGGTACAAAGTGGTTGAGTGCGCGAAGGCGATGCTGGATCTTGAAGAGTTTTCCGGATCGGCGCGGGTTCACCTCGTGCTGGGACGCGCGTATCTGGAGCTTCGGAAGGAAGACGCCTCCTTTGACAGCAAGGGTGAAGCGCATCTGAAGCGGGCGCTGGAGCTGGATCCGACGAATGTCGAAGCCCTGACACTGCTTGCGGACCAGATGTCGCGAACGGCGATGGAGCGCGAGGCGGATCGACAGTTCGAAGAAGCGCGGGCGACGCGTGCCGGTCGGACGGGACTGATCGTGGCCGCGATGGAGAAGGTGAAGGCGTCGGGCGACACGGAACGGCTTGCGGAGCTGGACGAACTGCGTGCGCGCTGCCTGTTGATGGATGGCGAAATCGCCGAAGGCGAGCGGCTGCTGCGGGAACTGGCGGCGAAGGAAACGACGCGCAATCGCGCCAGATTGATGCTGGGCCGCATGCTGGCGGGCGCCTCCCGATTCAAGACGAATCGAAACCTCGAAGAGGCGCTGTCGGTGCTGAAGTCGGCCCACGAGGCGGATCCCAAGGACATTGAACCGTATTTCGCGCTGAACAATACCTATCGGATGCTCGCGGGAGAGACGACCGATGCGGCCAAGCGGGCTCAGTATCTGCTGGAGCTAGAGGGCCTCTTTGAGGAAGGGTTGACGAAGATCGAGGCCAGCAAGCACTTTCGAAAGCTAGTGAATGCGCGGGCGAGAATTCAGTTTCTCGAAGAGCTGGCGATGCTGGACATCGGGCGCGCGCGGGAGGCGGCGACCGACGCCGAGCGTGAGAAGTTCCTTGCATCGGCCGAGCGGAAGATCGAGCGTTTGAAGTCAGAGGCGGATCCGACGTCGATGCCCGTTCGTTACACCACGGCGCAGTTGTACGCGGCGCGAGGCGACATCGTCGCGGCGACGCGCGAAGCCGAGGCGGCCTACGCGCTGAAGGAAGGCTCGTCCAATCTTCAGGTGCTCAGGCTGTGCGCGGAGCTTTATACCCGCCAGAGCCAGTGGGGCACGGCGCGCGAGATGATTCGGAAGATGCTGGCGCTTGATGCCAATGATCCGTCGCTTTACATCGGCATGGCGCGAGTGCTTCTCAATTTGAACCAGGCCGCGGAAGCGCTGGCCTATCTCAAGCCGAGCGAACCGGCGGAGCTTCGGGCGATTCTGGAACAGGATCGAACGGCCATCAGCCTTCAGATCGAGGCGCTCCGACAGTTGAAGCAGTTTAATCTGGCGGAGGAGGCGAGCCGCAAGCTGGGTGAGGGATCGCCCGATGACGCCGTGCGGTCGGCGCAGATTCTGACCTGGGAGGGCAAATACTCCGAGGCCGAACAGAAACTTCTCGGCGTGCTGGCGTCGAATCCGGGACAGGAGACGGCGGTGCGGGCAATGCTTCAGCTGTATGAAGAGTCCGGCCGGCGGCCGGAAGCCCGGCGGATGATCGACGATCTGATCGCAAAATTTCCGGAGAATCGGCGCTTCAAGCAGTTCCGAATCGCGCTGCATGACGACCTGCCCGACGAGGCGCGGGACCAGCAGATTCTCGATTTCATCAACGAGGAGCCGGACGAGTTCACCCGGCTGTCGGCGTTGGTGGGTTTTTATGAGCGTCGCGGACAGCTCGACAAGGCGACGGAGAATCTCGACAAGGCCGAGCGCCTGAAGCCAAACGATCCCAAGGTGATTGAAGCGCAATTCACGTTCGCGCTTCGCCAGAAGGACTGGGACAAGGCGGCGAAATATGCCCGAAAGTCGGGCGAATTGAACATCGACGGGACCATGGGCAAGATTGCTGAAGGGCGTCTGGCACTGGCCCGCGCCGCCGTCTTCCGTGATGAGGGAAACAAGGCGGAGTTTACGAGTTTCAACAATCAGGCGATCGACCTGATTCGTTCGGGGCTCGACGCGTATCCCAACTATTCGCAGGGCTGGACCTTCCTGGCCGGCGCGTATCTGGATGCCGGACGGGTGGATGATGCGAAGGCGACGCTTCAGCGGGCGCTCCAGATCAATCCGGCCAACGGCTATGCCAGTTTGTTCCTCGCCCGAATCGCGCAGTCGCAGGGCGACGAGGTTGCGGAGCGCCGGTATCTGGCGGACGCATCACGAAGCATCGATGACGACAAATGGCTTCGCGACCGCCAGCGATACTACGCGGAGCGCGACGATCCGCGTTCGGGAATCGAATCGCGCGAGCTTGCCGCGAAAGAGAAGCCGGACGATGTCGAGAACTGGGTGGTGTTGGCTCGGCTCTATGGAGATCCCAAGGTCGGCGCGATTGAGAAAGCGGCTGACGCGTATCGCAAAGCGCTGGCGGCGTCCCAAAACGACATTCGCATCGCCGTCGAACTCGCGAACTTCTACGGTTCGCCGGAGGTCAACCAGCCAGCTGAGGGCGAGAAGCTGCTGAAGGGTCTTTTTGATTCGGAGCCGGATGGCGCGAAACGGGCGCGAATCGCGGTCGCGATGGGCGGCTTTTATGAGAAGCAGGGCGTGCTAGCCACGGCTGATCGCCATTACCGGCAGGCGGCGTTTCTTGATCCGTCGATTCCGATCCTCAGCGTCGTTGCCGATTTTTATTCCCGCACCGGAAAACACCGTGAGGCGGCCGAACAGTACGAAAAGCTCGTGACGCTGGCGGCGGACAATCCGGACCAGCTTCGGGATTTCAAGGCGCGGTTGATTGCGATCTTCCTGACAACGGGCGATCTGGATCGTGCCCGTACGATGATCGACGATTATCTCGCGAAATATCCGGATGATTCGCAGGGCATGATCCTCGATGGGGCGTACCACCGCGTCGGCGGGGACATCGACAAGGCCAAGGCGGCGCTCGACGCCCATCTGGCCAAGGATCCGGACAATGCGGTTGCATTGTGGCAGCGCGGCTCGCTTTATGTGCTGTTGGGCCGCTGGCAGATGGCGATTGAAGATTTGCGCAAGGCCAAGGCGCTCCGGCCGGACGGATTTAACTATCAGCACCGTGTCGCGCTGTCGGATGCATTGATTGAAGCGGGGCGCGGTGACGAGGCCATCAGCGAGTTGCAGCTCATCCTTGAGGCCAATCCCGATCAATCTCTGGTGGCCGAATCGCTGATCGATGCGTACACGCGCGTCCGGCCGCCGCGGTTCGCCGATGCGGAGAACCTGATCTACCGATTGCAGGTTCGGTTTCCCCGGGAGCCGAAGTGGCCTTCGATGCTGGGTCGAATGGGCGAGCTGGCCCAGGACTGGGACAAGGCGATCGCGGGCTATGAGAAGGCGGCGGAGGTCTCGAATTATCAGGCGCAGTCTGTGCGCGACCTCTTCAATGCCTATCGGCTGGCGAATCGGCCTCAGAAGATCGTTCATGCGGCAACCGAGCGGATGTCTTCGACATTGCTGGACCGAATGCCCGAGGCGCTGTCGACCCTGGCGTGGGCGTATGCTCAGATGCGGGTGAATGAGAAGTGTTATGAGGCGTTTGATCGCGCGTTGGCGGCGACCCAGGGGAACTTCCAGCTTTATGCGCGGGTGATCAACGATATCGTGGTGACGTTGGGGCCTGCGGTTGCGTTGGAGCGCGCGAAAGAGCAGAGCGATGCGGACCCGCGCAACGTGGGCAAGCTGCAAGCGCTGGTCCATCTGCTGAAATATAACGATCGCGGCGCCGAGGCGATTGAGATTTGCGATCGGATTCGGGACCTGGCCACCGGCGACGCGGACCTCATTTTTGCGCATCTGGCCAAGGGGATGCTGTTGTCGGCCGAAAAGAGACTGACCGAGGCCCGCGACGAGTATGAAACCATCCTGAAGCTGAATCCCGACCAGCCGCTGGCATTGAATAATCTGGCGTATTTGCTGGGTGAACAGCTGAATATGCCCAAAGAGGCGCTGCCGCACGCGAAGAGGGCCGCGCAATTACAGCCGAACGACACGAACGTTCTGGACACTTACGGCTGGATTCTGTTCCTGAACGAAAGATACGGTGAGGCGGCCGGCACCCTGCTTCGGGCGATTGAAATCGAGGGTGATCGCGTTCCTGAGTCGATGAAAAACATCGATATTCGCTATCACATGGGCCTTCTGTATCGCAAGCAAGGAAAGCCGGAAGAGGCGCAAGCGATGCTCGAAGTGGCGGAGCGATTGTGTGAGACCCAAGGCCGCAAGGGTGATTTGCCGAAGAACATCAAAAAGGCGCTGGAGGAGCTTGGCCAGCCCGGCGGCCGTAACTAG
- a CDS encoding KpsF/GutQ family sugar-phosphate isomerase: MSSSLDLARRFIREQAAALGALADQMEESFDRAVKLVLASSDQMIVSGIGKSGLIARKAAATLASTGTPAIFMHPVEGVHGDLGAVGVGSVLLALSKSGHTEELVKFVSHFRRIGGHVIGICEVGRSPLAELADEVLAIPAMAEAGPLGLAPTTSTQMMLALCDALAMALLDARGFAAEDFARYHPDGSLGRRLLLRASDLMHGGGELPTVCESASFNDLLLVMTSRHLGMACIVRDDGSLLGVFTDGDLRRLLTRVETPGRLSAIEAWRQSRRDPAEPQVKCSTVHPQILAVECLRLMRESEITVLVASEDGNIPMGIVRLQDIVRAGVG; this comes from the coding sequence TTGAGTTCATCCCTCGATCTGGCACGTCGTTTCATTCGCGAACAGGCGGCGGCCTTGGGTGCGCTCGCAGATCAGATGGAGGAATCTTTTGATCGCGCGGTGAAGCTGGTGCTGGCGTCTTCCGATCAGATGATCGTATCGGGTATCGGCAAGAGTGGATTGATCGCGCGAAAAGCCGCCGCGACGCTTGCGAGCACCGGGACGCCGGCGATTTTCATGCATCCGGTCGAGGGGGTTCACGGCGATCTCGGCGCAGTGGGCGTCGGTTCGGTGCTGCTTGCGCTTTCGAAGAGTGGGCACACGGAGGAGTTGGTCAAGTTCGTCAGCCATTTTCGGCGGATCGGCGGCCATGTGATCGGAATCTGCGAGGTCGGTCGATCGCCGCTGGCGGAGTTGGCGGACGAGGTGCTGGCGATTCCGGCGATGGCCGAGGCCGGACCGCTGGGGCTGGCGCCGACGACGAGTACGCAGATGATGCTGGCGTTGTGTGACGCGCTGGCGATGGCGCTGCTGGACGCGCGCGGATTCGCGGCGGAGGATTTTGCCCGTTATCACCCGGACGGCAGTCTTGGCCGCCGGCTGCTCCTGCGGGCGAGCGATCTGATGCATGGAGGCGGCGAGCTACCGACGGTGTGTGAGTCGGCATCGTTCAATGATCTATTGCTGGTAATGACGTCTCGCCATCTTGGCATGGCGTGCATTGTGCGGGATGACGGCTCGCTGCTTGGGGTTTTTACTGATGGCGATCTGCGTCGACTGTTGACGCGCGTTGAGACGCCGGGTCGGCTGTCCGCGATCGAGGCATGGCGGCAGAGTCGGCGCGATCCCGCGGAGCCGCAGGTGAAATGCTCGACCGTTCATCCGCAGATTCTTGCGGTCGAGTGTCTGCGATTAATGCGTGAAAGCGAAATCACTGTTTTGGTTGCATCAGAAGATGGTAACATTCCGATGGGAATTGTACGTTTGCAGGACATCGTTCGAGCCGGCGTCGGTTAG
- a CDS encoding polysaccharide biosynthesis tyrosine autokinase, giving the protein MTTLTAATPAFGSTYLPGPFQRPSQQQAAASLTAADFMRAIRQRLVMILLLWFLLIGGTVAGTLYVQAKYPKFEANALIRVESLTPPDPKDPLRREATASKADIERELQNQTFLIRSPDVLTAAIQAPDMKRLKWFAEAEVVAKEKGEKLQDLLGDILNVGPLPDTNYLSVSASWREKTEVATIVNVVVNQYVSIVNRRQREMVSDAKDQLSQELDRAQRALKSKNDEIATFRTTANYSESAQAESQETLLTLNAMVTELEVEMEGRKAQWESLQTYRPEDLPITGELQAYLDSDPTLFQLQMQFQGAQQQLEQAMRRFGPNHRVVKDATMSRDAAYQNFSRDRSAKIIQFQSRQQELAQRNYIEANAQLLGLKDRLFKAKSEQQDREAKLTQYNALLDDREVIKINYESLLDRKNQLEMIIRQARTVQIEVAYNATEPMRMSSPKLAVWIPAGTFLGLMVSVGLALLLELADKSVRTPRDVTRAHLAVLGTIPTTDDDEVEIDRVETASLDAPHSVVAEAFRNLRANLFFSAPAEQQGVILVTSPSGGNGKTAVACNLAISIALSGRRVLLVDSNFRRAALPRVFPNVRAEGLSNILIGQGDLKDYATSTNVPGLDILSAGPLPPNPAELLGSSYLRDVVVDARSRYDQVIFDGPPVLLVSDAMVLAGAVDGVLLVCEYRNTSRGALQRTQVNLEAINARIFGAVLNKVQSRAGGYFRKQYREFYEYHETDEEANVPRPQLDVAAAAAAGAVSRLDSHGPGPKGSGGAADRDSAGGVTFLPSDRFEADSRGGVPDVAAETAAENIDALSRAASAAVVSNEETVVDEIGEDALVEVEDEALDAVEAGPVEPPMAATIEETDASIEDAIAGAFRDVGEPPAAGSGLIPDMSDVEGVDEFRLSEDELRRVEESFQRPEMPPTIAAPATPDVAGGSEADAPTTVGDLDEFSDVSDDDILARLNDESAIDLASSDSAVEPAGEMEAPADEEHARPSTSMSDPSASPFDLLEDEIDLGDDLTDLDSDEFRIDDKFDLDDDFDDPSDQGPRR; this is encoded by the coding sequence ATGACAACGCTGACGGCGGCAACGCCCGCATTTGGAAGCACATACCTGCCGGGGCCGTTCCAGCGCCCTTCGCAGCAACAGGCGGCGGCGAGCCTTACCGCGGCCGACTTCATGCGCGCGATTCGTCAGCGTCTCGTGATGATTCTGCTGTTGTGGTTTCTGCTGATCGGTGGAACGGTTGCCGGCACCCTTTATGTTCAGGCGAAGTATCCGAAGTTTGAGGCGAACGCCCTGATTCGCGTGGAATCGCTCACTCCACCCGACCCGAAAGATCCTCTTCGACGCGAGGCGACGGCTTCCAAGGCAGACATCGAACGCGAGCTTCAAAACCAGACATTCTTGATTCGCAGTCCGGACGTGCTGACCGCGGCGATTCAGGCGCCGGACATGAAGCGTCTGAAATGGTTTGCCGAGGCCGAAGTCGTCGCGAAGGAGAAGGGCGAGAAGCTCCAGGACCTGCTGGGCGATATTCTCAATGTCGGGCCGCTTCCTGATACGAACTATCTGAGCGTGTCGGCCTCCTGGCGGGAAAAGACCGAAGTCGCAACCATCGTCAACGTGGTGGTTAATCAATATGTTTCGATCGTGAATCGCCGACAGCGCGAGATGGTCAGCGATGCCAAGGATCAGTTGTCTCAGGAACTGGATCGCGCGCAGCGGGCCTTGAAGTCGAAGAACGATGAGATCGCGACATTTCGGACCACCGCGAACTATTCCGAGTCGGCCCAGGCGGAATCACAGGAGACACTCCTGACGCTGAACGCGATGGTCACCGAGCTTGAAGTGGAAATGGAAGGCCGCAAGGCGCAGTGGGAATCGCTACAGACCTATCGTCCCGAGGATCTTCCGATCACTGGAGAGCTTCAGGCCTACCTGGACAGTGATCCGACTTTGTTTCAATTGCAGATGCAGTTTCAAGGCGCGCAGCAGCAATTGGAGCAGGCGATGCGGCGCTTCGGCCCCAACCATCGCGTCGTGAAAGATGCGACGATGTCGCGCGATGCGGCTTATCAGAATTTCAGCCGGGACCGGTCGGCCAAGATCATCCAGTTTCAGTCGCGTCAGCAGGAGCTGGCCCAACGAAACTACATTGAAGCCAACGCCCAGTTGCTTGGGCTGAAGGACCGGCTGTTCAAGGCAAAGAGCGAGCAGCAGGACCGCGAGGCGAAACTCACACAATACAACGCGCTTCTCGATGATCGGGAAGTCATCAAGATCAATTACGAGAGTCTGCTGGATCGCAAGAACCAACTGGAAATGATCATTCGTCAGGCGCGCACGGTGCAGATCGAGGTCGCTTACAACGCGACGGAGCCGATGCGCATGAGCAGTCCGAAGCTGGCGGTGTGGATTCCCGCCGGGACCTTTCTCGGCTTGATGGTCAGCGTGGGTCTCGCGCTGCTGCTCGAGTTGGCGGACAAGTCGGTTCGAACGCCCCGTGATGTCACCCGTGCCCATCTCGCGGTGCTCGGAACCATTCCGACGACCGATGATGACGAAGTCGAGATCGATCGCGTCGAAACCGCTTCGCTCGATGCGCCGCATTCGGTGGTGGCGGAAGCGTTCAGGAATCTGCGCGCCAACCTGTTCTTCAGCGCGCCGGCCGAGCAGCAGGGCGTCATACTTGTGACCAGCCCGAGCGGCGGCAACGGCAAGACGGCGGTTGCCTGCAATCTGGCGATTTCGATCGCGCTGAGTGGCCGGCGGGTTCTGCTCGTGGATTCGAATTTTCGACGGGCGGCCTTGCCGCGGGTGTTCCCGAATGTGCGCGCGGAAGGGCTGAGCAACATCCTGATCGGCCAGGGCGATCTGAAGGATTATGCCACGAGCACGAATGTGCCGGGTCTCGATATTCTGAGTGCCGGTCCGCTGCCTCCGAATCCGGCGGAACTGCTCGGCAGCAGCTACCTGCGCGACGTGGTGGTTGATGCCCGGTCGCGATATGACCAGGTTATTTTCGATGGTCCGCCGGTGCTGCTGGTCAGTGATGCGATGGTTCTCGCGGGCGCCGTCGACGGCGTGCTGCTTGTCTGCGAATATCGGAATACGTCACGTGGCGCGCTGCAACGAACGCAAGTGAACCTGGAAGCCATCAACGCACGAATCTTCGGCGCGGTGTTGAACAAGGTTCAGTCACGTGCCGGCGGCTACTTCCGCAAGCAGTATCGCGAATTCTACGAGTACCACGAGACTGACGAGGAGGCCAACGTTCCGCGTCCGCAATTGGATGTTGCGGCGGCGGCCGCTGCCGGCGCTGTGTCGCGGCTCGACTCGCACGGCCCGGGGCCCAAGGGCTCGGGTGGCGCAGCGGATCGAGATTCGGCAGGCGGAGTGACTTTCCTTCCGTCCGATCGATTTGAGGCCGATTCGCGCGGAGGGGTTCCGGATGTTGCCGCCGAAACAGCGGCGGAGAACATCGACGCCCTGTCACGGGCTGCCAGCGCGGCCGTGGTTTCGAACGAAGAAACGGTCGTCGATGAGATCGGCGAAGACGCACTGGTCGAAGTCGAGGACGAAGCACTCGACGCTGTCGAGGCCGGGCCCGTGGAACCGCCGATGGCGGCGACGATCGAGGAGACCGATGCGTCAATCGAAGACGCCATCGCTGGCGCGTTCCGAGATGTCGGCGAGCCGCCCGCTGCCGGCTCCGGTCTCATTCCGGACATGTCTGACGTCGAAGGCGTCGATGAGTTTCGACTTTCCGAGGACGAGTTGCGTCGAGTTGAGGAATCGTTTCAGCGGCCGGAAATGCCACCGACGATCGCGGCTCCGGCGACGCCCGATGTCGCCGGAGGTTCGGAAGCCGATGCCCCGACGACGGTCGGCGATCTGGACGAGTTTTCGGATGTGTCGGACGACGACATCCTCGCGCGTCTGAACGACGAATCCGCGATCGATCTCGCATCGTCTGATTCGGCAGTCGAGCCTGCCGGTGAGATGGAAGCGCCTGCGGACGAGGAGCATGCGCGGCCGTCGACGTCGATGTCTGATCCGTCCGCATCGCCGTTCGATCTGCTTGAAGACGAGATCGACCTGGGTGACGACTTGACCGATCTGGACAGCGATGAGTTCCGGATTGATGATAAGTTCGACCTGGATGACGATTTTGACGATCCGTCCGACCAGGGTCCACGTCGGTAG